From Pseudomonadota bacterium, one genomic window encodes:
- a CDS encoding flippase-like domain-containing protein: MNKNKTISFVIGTAISVAAIYISFRNIPVDDLLQYITSINYLWAIPAGLVGLSTFIFRALRWQAILKPVRKISFVQSFHPVMISFMINCILPGRVGEAARPAILLKNEKLPFSTGLATVAVDRLFDVIFMFLIFLLIMANITIKPDLVIDFGGYHLNKDVLTSAGRNIIVMGVMIILGIFLLLFDKTRRIIDYLISKLPVVFFLAGAAFKKKIEDRFCIPAQKILKNFSDGFLLIKSPKIILICIFYTMIIWFLCAVSYYLLSFGCPRIDISFMEFTAVMIIVCFFIALPSVPGYWGLWEAGGIFSMALFGVSAKDAAGYTLINHFIQIIPVVIMGLVSAMITGITIRKAASIKQEG, from the coding sequence ATGAACAAAAACAAAACAATTTCGTTTGTTATCGGGACAGCAATATCTGTTGCAGCAATTTATATTTCATTCCGAAATATTCCTGTTGATGATTTATTGCAATATATTACATCCATAAACTATTTATGGGCAATCCCGGCGGGTTTGGTAGGATTATCAACTTTTATTTTCAGAGCTTTAAGATGGCAGGCAATACTGAAACCAGTCCGAAAAATAAGCTTTGTTCAGTCTTTTCATCCTGTTATGATAAGTTTTATGATAAACTGTATATTACCAGGCAGGGTAGGGGAAGCTGCAAGACCTGCCATACTATTAAAGAATGAAAAGCTGCCTTTTTCAACAGGGTTGGCTACAGTAGCTGTCGATCGTTTGTTTGATGTTATTTTTATGTTTCTAATTTTTTTGCTTATAATGGCAAATATTACAATAAAACCTGATTTGGTTATTGATTTTGGAGGCTACCATTTAAATAAAGATGTTCTTACATCAGCAGGAAGAAATATTATTGTAATGGGCGTAATGATTATTTTGGGTATATTTTTATTATTATTTGATAAAACAAGAAGGATCATAGACTATTTGATATCTAAACTGCCTGTTGTTTTTTTCCTGGCCGGGGCAGCTTTTAAAAAAAAAATTGAAGACAGGTTTTGTATTCCGGCACAAAAAATCCTTAAAAATTTTTCAGACGGTTTTTTACTTATAAAGAGTCCAAAGATCATTTTGATTTGTATTTTTTATACAATGATTATCTGGTTTCTTTGCGCTGTTTCATATTACCTGCTGTCGTTTGGTTGTCCACGAATTGATATATCTTTTATGGAATTTACAGCAGTAATGATTATTGTTTGTTTTTTCATAGCCCTTCCTTCAGTTCCTGGATACTGGGGGCTTTGGGAAGCAGGTGGTATATTTTCTATGGCCCTTTTCGGGGTATCTGCAAAGGATGCCGCAGGTTATACTTTAATAAATCATTTTATACAAATTATTCCGGTAGTAATAATGGGTCTTGTGTCTGCAATGATAACAGGTATAACAATAAGAAAGGCTGCATCTATAAAACAAGAAGGTTAA
- the fmt gene encoding methionyl-tRNA formyltransferase: MNKQRIIFMGTPDFAVPSLKALHNTGYEVVLVVTQPDRPKGRGRKLVFTPVKETALELGYSIAQPLSIKTSEFSDMISSLCPDLFVVIAFGHILPKNILDISKKGAINLHASLLPKYRGPAPIQWAVINREKKTGITAMLMDEGLDTGDILLSTEVIISSKDTSSSLHDRMAIVASDLLIKTLSGIKANTINPVPQDHSLATYAPLLKKIDGRINWSKTAKEIEAFIRGINPWPGAFTMHGDKRLKIFDADVIPGSVKQVPGTIVGETRDHLFVATGDGILSIKDIQEESGKRQDIKNYLCGCNNITQGTVLV; this comes from the coding sequence ATGAATAAGCAACGAATAATATTTATGGGTACTCCGGACTTTGCTGTGCCGTCTTTAAAAGCTTTGCATAATACCGGTTATGAAGTTGTGCTTGTTGTAACACAACCGGATCGTCCCAAAGGAAGAGGCAGAAAACTGGTATTTACTCCGGTTAAAGAAACTGCACTTGAGTTAGGTTACAGTATCGCTCAACCCTTATCCATTAAAACATCTGAATTTTCCGACATGATCTCTTCGCTTTGTCCGGATTTGTTTGTAGTAATAGCTTTTGGCCATATACTACCGAAAAACATCCTTGATATATCAAAAAAAGGCGCAATTAACCTCCATGCTTCTTTGCTTCCAAAATACCGCGGGCCTGCTCCCATTCAGTGGGCGGTGATAAACAGAGAAAAAAAAACCGGCATAACGGCTATGCTTATGGATGAGGGGCTTGATACCGGTGATATTTTATTGTCTACCGAAGTTATAATTTCTTCTAAAGATACTTCTTCTTCACTTCATGACCGCATGGCAATTGTAGCTTCCGATCTTTTAATAAAGACTCTATCCGGAATTAAAGCAAACACCATAAATCCGGTGCCTCAGGATCATTCTCTTGCCACTTATGCACCTTTGCTTAAGAAAATAGACGGCCGTATAAACTGGTCAAAAACAGCAAAAGAAATTGAAGCTTTCATTCGGGGTATAAACCCGTGGCCTGGCGCTTTTACCATGCATGGGGATAAACGGCTCAAGATCTTTGATGCAGATGTTATTCCAGGCAGTGTAAAACAGGTTCCCGGAACGATAGTCGGCGAGACAAGGGATCATCTTTTTGTTGCAACAGGTGATGGCATTTTGTCAATAAAGGATATTCAGGAAGAATCCGGAAAGCGTCAAGATATAAAAAATTATTTATGCGGCTGCAATAATATTACACAAGGAACTGTTTTGGTATAA
- the def gene encoding peptide deformylase: MALLDILTYPDRFLKNAAKPVTDINGALQKIIDDMIETMYRAPGIGLASIQIGCDKSIIVYDIDQEEKPKSIQVLLNPVIIETEGETLSQSEGCLSVPDLRSDVKRADSVIVEALDREGNPLRIEANDHLAIVLQHEIDHLNGVLFIDRISALKRELYKRRVKKLLKQNE, from the coding sequence ATGGCATTACTTGATATACTTACATATCCTGACAGGTTTTTGAAAAATGCCGCAAAGCCGGTAACGGATATTAACGGTGCTCTTCAAAAAATTATAGATGATATGATAGAGACTATGTACAGGGCCCCAGGCATCGGGCTTGCATCAATCCAGATCGGATGCGATAAAAGTATAATAGTTTATGATATAGATCAGGAAGAAAAACCAAAATCGATACAAGTGCTTTTAAATCCTGTAATCATTGAAACCGAGGGAGAAACTCTTTCGCAAAGCGAAGGTTGCTTAAGTGTTCCCGATTTAAGATCGGATGTGAAAAGAGCAGATTCAGTAATTGTTGAAGCTCTAGACAGGGAAGGAAATCCATTAAGAATAGAAGCAAATGATCATCTTGCCATTGTTTTACAGCATGAGATAGATCATTTGAATGGAGTTTTGTTTATAGACAGGATCAGCGCATTAAAGCGGGAACTTTATAAAAGGCGCGTTAAGAAGCTTTTGAAACAAAATGAATAA